From a region of the Salvelinus alpinus chromosome 2, SLU_Salpinus.1, whole genome shotgun sequence genome:
- the LOC139550892 gene encoding chymotrypsin-like elastase family member 2A — MTSIILVLALVASAYGCGTPAINPDTTRVVNGVDARPNSWPWQISLQYERNGEYRHTCGGSLIATNWVMTAAHCIDLKLNYRVVVGKHNLAEAEPSAQAYFPAKKGIIVHKHYNPVLLSVGNDIAMIKLAEHVTLSDQVQLACVPAPGTILSNNYPCYITGWGRLTTGGPTPDTLQQALMPVVDHNTCTQSDWWGVSIRRSMVCAGGDGVVGGCNGDSGGPLNCKNSAGVWEVHGIASFVSGQGCNYIKKPTVFTRVSDYNEWIDETMMDN; from the exons CATATGGCTGTGGAACCCCAGCCATTAATCCTGATACTACCCGTGTGGTCAATGGCGTGGATGCCCGCCCCAACAGCTGGCCTTGGCAG ATCTCTCTGCAGTATGAGAGGAATGGTGAATACAGACACACCTGTGGTGGATCCCTCATCGCTACCAACTGGGTTATGACTGCTGCCCACTGCATTGA TCTGAAGCTGAATTATCGTGTGGTTGTGGGCAAGCACAACCTGGCAGAGGCTGAGCCCAGTGCTCAGGCCTACTTCCCAGCTAAGAAAGGAATCATCGTGCACAAACACTATAACCCTGTCCTCCTGTCAGTAGG CAATGACATCGCCATGATCAAGCTGGCAGAGCATGTGACTCTGAGTGACCAGGTCCAGCTGGCTTGTGTCCCCGCCCCCGGAACCATCCTGTCAAATAATTACCCTTGCTACATCACCGGCTGGGGAAGACTCACCA CCGGAGGCCCCACCCCCGACACCCTCCAGCAGGCCCTGATGCCCGTGGTGGACCACAATACGTGTACCCAGAGCGACTGGTGGGGTGTGTCCATTCGCAGGTCCATGGTCTGCGCCGGAGGGGACGGAGTGGTAGGAGGCTGCAAc GGTGACTCTGGTGGCCCACTGAACTGTAAGAACTCTGCGGGAGTATGGGAGGTGCATGGCATCGCTAGCTTCGTCTCCGGCCAGGGCTGCAACTACATCAAGAAACCCACCGTCTTCACCCGCGTCTCCGACTACAATGAGTGGATTGATGAG ACCATGATGGACAACTAA